The following proteins are encoded in a genomic region of Liolophura sinensis isolate JHLJ2023 chromosome 7, CUHK_Ljap_v2, whole genome shotgun sequence:
- the LOC135470721 gene encoding uncharacterized protein LOC135470721 produces the protein MADSKSSLTNLYNSKVVTAEKMQRPLQGSLGLKGVPHQGVRVTTESGDQWLVHKTKGQGSSDTVVTDARHMSSAWNVVDKKDISGGRSVGDYVAAGGTKYNVVTNNCLDATRRMMQQ, from the coding sequence ATGGCGGACAGCAAGTCTTCTCTAACCAACCTGTACAATTCTAAAGTTGTCACGGCAGAGAAAATGCAACGTCCTCTGCAGGGTTCTCTGGGACTGAAGGGCGTGCCCCACCAAGGGGTTCGTGTCACTACAGAGAGCGGGGATCAGTGGCTCGTTCACAAGACCAAAGGCCAGGGGTCCAGTGACACAGTGGTGACCGATGCCAGGCACATGAGCTCTGCCTGGAATGTCGTCGACAAGAAGGACATCAGTGGTGGGCGGTCCGTAGGTGACTATGTGGCTGCAGGGGGGACGAAGTACAATGTTGTCACCAATAACTGCTTGGATGCCACGCGCCGGATGATGCAGCAGTAG
- the LOC135470722 gene encoding uncharacterized protein LOC135470722, whose product MAKALNLICLLIVCWFSGLTKSQSSLTRLYNKNVVKAERMERPLQGWIGRTGIPHAGVRVTTDDGQLWLVHKTRDQGASDTVVTDARHMSSAWSVVETKYINGRRTVGDYVAAGGTRYNLLFDNCLNAANRMMDL is encoded by the coding sequence ATGGCAAAAGCGTTAAACCTCATTTGTCTTCTGATCGTCTGCTGGTTTTCTGGTCTCACCAAGAGTCAGTCTTCTCTGACCAGACTCTACAACAAGAACGTCGTGAAAGCTGAGAGAATGGAGCGCCCCCTGCAGGGTTGGATTGGAAGGACTGGCATACCCCACGCCGGGGTCCGCGTCACTACCGATGATGGGCAGCTGTGGCTCGTTCACAAGACCAGGGACCAGGGCGCCAGCGACACAGTAGTGACCGATGCCAGACACATGAGTTCTGCCTGGAGCGTCGTCGAGACCAAGTACATCAATGGTCGGCGGACCGTGGGAGATTATGTGGCCGCGGGAGGGACGCGGTACAATCTCCTCTTCGATAACTGCTTGAACGCCGCTAATCGAATGATGGATCTCTAG